One Bythopirellula goksoeyrii genomic window, TGGAGCAATCAATTCTTGAGAGACTGCTAAAGGCAAGAATGCTAGCAGGACACCTGAACTCATAATGACTAGTTTTGCGTGCGAGCGCATGCGGGGATTCCAGAAAAGGGCCGTGTGAAAACTTCTCTAAATTAGTCATCGGCAGATCTTGATTGCAATTGGAAGAATCAATTCTTTCTAATCCTAGAACTGGCAAGCACACTTGTGGCAACATATCAAGTTACACACTTGACGTAGCGAAGGGAGGATGAGGATTTTTTCTTTCACGAAAACTGCTAGCATGCTCTGCAGAATATTGATTGGCGCACATTCTCAAAGAAGGGGGCCTCAAGGAATGCTCAAGTTCACTTTCGATGTGATGGCTTCCTAGTCCGTTGCTAGGTTCGGCAAACGGCCGACAGGTGAGATATCGAAAAAGTCTTTGCCAGACTATCTCCAGTTCAAAGTCTCCGTTGCTTAAAATTATCGCCATATCCGCTGCACTAGTACGGATCATGCCGATCTGCCTGATCAAAGTTCCTCATGCTAGAACTATCCAGTGAATCCAAGTTACTCAATCCACTTCAGGTACTTGTCCATCTCAACAGCCGGGACCGTCCCGAGCGGCTGTAGCATTTTGAAAAGTGACATCAAGAAGTACATCAGGCTTGCTTCAGGATCGCTCGTTTCAATCTTTAATCTGCTATTGTCGTTGATTACACGAAAGCCACCTTCAGACAAGACGCATCCAAGATGAATTTGTCCATGCTGCTCTGTCCAGCTCTGGTGGATTGCTCGTTCAAACGAATCCCCCAGCCCAGGATTCCAAGAGGAAGAAAGCGTCAATATCCCCGTGAGGATCTCGAAGAGTTCTTTCCTGGTGGTCCTCCCTGTTTGATCGGTTATCAACGCCGAAGTGCGTTTCAGCCTTCTGACGGACTGAAACTTCTTCGACGCGTATTCTATGTGTTCTTTCGAAATATCCTGCTTAACCTCGAAGACTGCGTACACGCTTTCAGCAGGAACGTACACAAGACCTTCATAGTTGATCACAAACGGAGTGTATTGACGATCAAAAACTACAACATCGATCTGTTCGCTTGCTTCGCCGTTGCTGTCGACGACCATCGCTCGTTCAATGGCATACCGATTCGGGAGGTACTCACGAAGAAGGCTGATCCAAGATGTCTCGGTTGCCTCACCTTTGGTCCCTTGGTGAACAGCATATTCTCGATTCAACTCCTGAGCTGCCAGCGTTGCTTTCTGACGACTCTTAAAAAGGCCTGACAAATCAACTCTATTCACTTCAGACATTTAGACCTCTGTGAAAGTCGGTGTGGGTTTGATTGTCAATGCGACGCTAGCAATCAGCTCCGCATTGATGCCTTGATTTGGATAGGCAGCTAAGACCACCGAAGGCACAAGTCGTTGTGTGATATCAGAGAAACTAAAACCTGCACCAACGTCCCTGTTCCCTGTCAATTCAACAATTCGCGTAAGTTCCGACTCGGAGCAAACATATTCGGGGAATGCATTTCGTAGCACCACGCGTCGTTGCTCCGCATTGGGACGGCTAAATTCAAACGTGGCTGCCGCCCGCCGCATGACAGCAGGATCTAAGGCACGAAGTCTATTGGTACACATCACCACCAGAACGGGTCTTCGGCCTTCAGCCAGATCGTCAATCCCCCGAATCAGAGCGTTCACTCCCGCACGGTCCTCATGGTGCATCTGCGCTGATTCGCGGGATTGTGCCAGCGCATCTGCTTCGTCAATTAAAAGGATGTGCCCTGTCGTCGCAGCTTGCCTGTCCGTAAGACAAGCTGCTTGAGACTTAATCATCGCGAACGCAGCGGAAATCAATCGGGTCATCTCACCGACCGCCCCAGTACCTCGGGCCGTCAAACTTAAACTATGTAAGAGAATGGGAATTCCTGCCTTACGCGACACCGCATCACCGAATGTCTCGGCCAACTCGGTCTTTCCTGTTCCAACGTCACCAGCCAAAATAAACAGTGGGGGTCGGCGTTGAAAGAAACACAGTGCGGGTAGCAAATGGTCAAAATGTCGAAGAGACCACTCTTCCAGTGAAGAGGGTTGAAGTTGCATCATCGCCTCTTTCACGAGCCGTTCTTTAACCTCGTCGAGTCCCACCAGCCTCTCCAGCCGACGCTTTGTCTCTGGATCAGGAAATTCCGTCACTTCATCAAATATTCCGTCTGTCGAATGGTTGTTCATCAATAGCTCCTAAATGACCGTCGGGAGACCTCAGTCCCACCCGCCGAGTAATTCTTCTCAGTTCCCGTCCAATAGCCCACACCATCGGCTGGTGGATCCCCTGGCGTCCGATTGATAGGATGAGTCCCTTTGAAAGTCGCCTGTTGATCGGAGTTCATGCCATGATACTTGCCGGAGTACCAAACGTAGTTGAAAAACGTTGTACCACTTAGATCAACGTATGCAGACATCTTCCCTGCGCGGTCATCCGTTTCGATATTCCCAGCAGGCGTGATATCGTAGGACCAGCTCAGCACACGTTTGTCGTCACATTTGAAACCGAATTCGTAGCGACTAAGGTAGCCGTTCCGCAACAACTCAATCAGCTCTTCGTTGTAAGATTTGACCGAGGAAATCGCGGGCTGACCATGAAGACGGCTGCAGGCGTTCAAATCAGCGGCAATCTTCGAAGCTAGATGCTTTGCGTGTGTGACGGTGAATGTGGATGATTGGGTATAGGTGTAAGTAGACATATTTATACCTTAAATGTCGGGCCAAAAACTTCCTTCCAGCACTCCACCGCGCGTCCCTTTGTGGTGGCATGCCGAGCCTCCGAAATTGCATCGAGGGCTTCCTCTGCTTGCTCAACTAATCTTGCTCGGTCGTTCGTCGTGTAATCGGCGACGATACTGTTATCGAGATTCACTGGATCGAGCACTTCGATCGGATTCTGACCTCGCCTGGGGATCTCACTGGCTCTGAAGAAATCTGTGAAAGCAATTTGATCAGCCAGCTGACTCTTCACTATGTAGGCGAAGAACTCTTCAAGAGCGTCTGGGTAGTTGGAAAAAACTGCCCCGGAATCCAATTGACTAGCCATTACCAGTTCCAGCAGATACGACTTGCAACGAAATGACGGTCCAATCGCAGCCTTTCGCTTGGACGACCAGAATTTGGCGAAGCGAATCATTTGGGCGTAGTGATTCTCGCAAGTACGCTTTCGTGTTCTGATGAACTCCAAGTGCATTGGGATACTGGTCAGCACTCGCTGACCTGAATCGCTGGCGTACAAGTAGCCCCGGTCAAGTGGGTCATCCTTGATTTCGTAGATTGGCACGACGTCAACATCAAGGCCACTCCCCCGAAATGAAATGCGGACACAGTGATTGCCGCGACTGATCTGGTCCGCGTTCATGTTTGGATAGACCTTGCGAAGCTCCTCGATCAGCCAGTCAAGTAGGTCCGCCTCCCCAGTAGGCGCGTCAGGTGAAGTCACATGCACTGCAACGTCGATGTCGTTGAGCGACTTCAGAGCGGTTCCCTTGGCAAGACTGCCGGAAAGCAGCATCTTTCTGAGGCCGACATCCGGATTCTCAGCAATGAATCCCTCCAACATGCTGCGGAGCCGGTTAACTTGGTCACGATATTCCTTGGCATCCTCTCGCTTGAGATTCACCGAACTATCAGCAAAGGAAACAAGATCTGTGTGTTTTATGAATTGATCACGCATTTGCATTCCTGTCATAAACGACCGCAGGACCACGATGTGGACGACTTTTGCATCAAACGGTGCCAACTAGTCCGCCGTTTTCCCAATTTAGGAAGGAGTATACGCCCCGCAATGGACGATGTAAATACTTACTCTTGTAAAATAGTCCACTTTCTGAGATAATTCAATAACACGCAAATGGGGAGGATTTCACTTGGTGGACGAACAGAGCGAAAAAAGCAAAGATTTGGTCCAATTGGCAAGGCTGGCATTGGCTGGGCGTCCGCAAGACGTCCAGACCTATGTCACGCGTATGTCACGAAAGTACCAAAAGTTGGTGCCGGAACTCGGTCAGCAGCTCAAGGATCTACTCAAAGCGGCCCCCACGCGTAAATCGCCGCTACGCAACGAAGCGATGGCCACGGTTCCACACGACCGTGACAGCCACTTGGACTTGCTTCGAATCGAATCGACCGGATTACTCGAACACGAACCCATCTGGCAGACCCATATCGAGGAATCGCTCCGCCAGATTGTCATGGAGCATCAGCACGCAGACTCTCTACATGGACGAGGGCTGGCTCCGACACGCACGGCAATCTTCACGGGTCCTCCAGGAGTTGGGAAAACACT contains:
- a CDS encoding DUF6602 domain-containing protein, translating into MSEVNRVDLSGLFKSRQKATLAAQELNREYAVHQGTKGEATETSWISLLREYLPNRYAIERAMVVDSNGEASEQIDVVVFDRQYTPFVINYEGLVYVPAESVYAVFEVKQDISKEHIEYASKKFQSVRRLKRTSALITDQTGRTTRKELFEILTGILTLSSSWNPGLGDSFERAIHQSWTEQHGQIHLGCVLSEGGFRVINDNSRLKIETSDPEASLMYFLMSLFKMLQPLGTVPAVEMDKYLKWIE
- a CDS encoding HORMA-1 domain-containing protein — protein: MSTYTYTQSSTFTVTHAKHLASKIAADLNACSRLHGQPAISSVKSYNEELIELLRNGYLSRYEFGFKCDDKRVLSWSYDITPAGNIETDDRAGKMSAYVDLSGTTFFNYVWYSGKYHGMNSDQQATFKGTHPINRTPGDPPADGVGYWTGTEKNYSAGGTEVSRRSFRSY
- a CDS encoding AAA family ATPase codes for the protein MNNHSTDGIFDEVTEFPDPETKRRLERLVGLDEVKERLVKEAMMQLQPSSLEEWSLRHFDHLLPALCFFQRRPPLFILAGDVGTGKTELAETFGDAVSRKAGIPILLHSLSLTARGTGAVGEMTRLISAAFAMIKSQAACLTDRQAATTGHILLIDEADALAQSRESAQMHHEDRAGVNALIRGIDDLAEGRRPVLVVMCTNRLRALDPAVMRRAAATFEFSRPNAEQRRVVLRNAFPEYVCSESELTRIVELTGNRDVGAGFSFSDITQRLVPSVVLAAYPNQGINAELIASVALTIKPTPTFTEV
- a CDS encoding CBASS oligonucleotide cyclase is translated as MRDQFIKHTDLVSFADSSVNLKREDAKEYRDQVNRLRSMLEGFIAENPDVGLRKMLLSGSLAKGTALKSLNDIDVAVHVTSPDAPTGEADLLDWLIEELRKVYPNMNADQISRGNHCVRISFRGSGLDVDVVPIYEIKDDPLDRGYLYASDSGQRVLTSIPMHLEFIRTRKRTCENHYAQMIRFAKFWSSKRKAAIGPSFRCKSYLLELVMASQLDSGAVFSNYPDALEEFFAYIVKSQLADQIAFTDFFRASEIPRRGQNPIEVLDPVNLDNSIVADYTTNDRARLVEQAEEALDAISEARHATTKGRAVECWKEVFGPTFKV